From one Henriciella marina DSM 19595 genomic stretch:
- a CDS encoding response regulator transcription factor, with protein sequence MRVLVIDDEQTLLDTIKLNWPDPESRIVTATSFSEAKPHIYASRLADFDCVILDLQLPDASGSTILSEIKQIADIPVMMVSGWGDTKFRADTLNRGADDYVMKPVGVSELHARAQRLTGRRAPSRHSAGALLYIGDCRFHPLARELSGDKTTIALTGAESALLESLARARGGAVTRQDLYMKAFGREGRSGDKSLETYIGRVRRRITEAGDDGDRRVQSVRGVGYRLLIEEMASD encoded by the coding sequence ATGCGCGTTTTAGTCATTGATGATGAACAGACGCTTCTGGATACGATCAAACTGAATTGGCCAGACCCTGAAAGCAGGATCGTTACAGCTACATCCTTTTCTGAAGCAAAGCCTCACATCTACGCCTCGCGTCTTGCCGACTTCGATTGTGTCATTCTTGATCTGCAGCTTCCGGATGCGAGCGGCTCGACCATACTTTCGGAAATAAAGCAGATCGCGGATATTCCCGTCATGATGGTGTCTGGGTGGGGGGACACGAAGTTTCGCGCCGACACCCTCAATCGCGGTGCAGACGACTATGTCATGAAGCCCGTTGGCGTCAGCGAGCTGCACGCCCGCGCACAGCGACTTACCGGGCGCCGTGCCCCTTCTCGCCATTCCGCCGGTGCCTTGCTCTACATCGGCGACTGCCGTTTCCACCCGCTGGCGCGCGAGCTGAGCGGCGACAAGACCACCATCGCCCTGACGGGGGCCGAGTCCGCTCTGCTTGAATCTCTGGCCCGAGCCCGCGGCGGGGCCGTAACGCGGCAAGACCTCTATATGAAAGCATTCGGGCGAGAAGGCCGCAGCGGCGACAAGTCACTCGAAACTTATATCGGCCGGGTGCGTCGCCGGATTACAGAAGCTGGAGATGACGGCGACCGCCGGGTCCAGTCGGTGCGCGGTGTTGGTTACAGGTTGCTGATAGAAGAAATGGCGTCTGATTAG
- the rarD gene encoding EamA family transporter RarD, whose protein sequence is MTPELRLGLLSGFGAYLLWGGLPLYFRLLDHVGPVEMLAHRILWGLPTAIIFIAVAMRWQDVRRALTPRRIGYLAISACLIAINWLVYIWAVSAERVTEASLGYFINPLVSVLLGMIFFSETLRRAQWIAIGIAACGVAVLTWELGRLPWVSLVLCFSFATYGAVRKTVSVDSRIGFAIETALLFPIAFIWLAWFQQTPDGGWLGDGTLLDWFIPLAGPITAVPLILFALAAKRLKLATIGMMQYLTPTLQFLIAVLVFREPFGPVDAVAFGLIWTALVVFTVDSVLGDRKARRLARAARLAE, encoded by the coding sequence ATGACACCAGAGCTTCGTCTTGGCCTTTTGAGCGGATTTGGCGCCTACCTTCTCTGGGGTGGACTGCCGCTCTATTTCCGGCTGCTCGATCATGTCGGCCCGGTCGAGATGCTGGCGCACCGTATTCTCTGGGGCCTGCCGACGGCGATCATCTTCATCGCAGTTGCGATGCGCTGGCAGGATGTGCGCCGCGCGCTGACGCCCCGCCGGATCGGCTATCTCGCCATCTCTGCCTGTCTCATCGCCATTAACTGGCTGGTTTATATCTGGGCGGTGTCGGCCGAGCGGGTGACCGAGGCGAGCCTTGGCTATTTCATCAATCCCCTCGTCAGCGTGCTACTCGGCATGATCTTCTTCTCCGAGACGCTGCGGCGCGCCCAATGGATCGCAATCGGCATCGCAGCTTGCGGCGTGGCTGTGCTGACATGGGAACTTGGCCGCCTGCCCTGGGTCTCGCTCGTTCTCTGTTTCAGCTTTGCCACTTATGGTGCGGTGCGCAAGACGGTCAGTGTCGACAGCCGTATTGGGTTCGCAATCGAGACGGCGCTTCTCTTCCCGATCGCCTTTATCTGGCTCGCCTGGTTCCAGCAGACGCCAGATGGCGGCTGGCTCGGCGATGGTACCTTGCTCGACTGGTTCATTCCGCTGGCTGGGCCCATTACGGCCGTGCCGCTCATCCTGTTTGCGCTCGCGGCCAAGCGGCTGAAACTCGCGACAATCGGCATGATGCAATATCTGACGCCGACGCTGCAATTCCTGATCGCGGTCCTGGTTTTCCGTGAGCCGTTCGGGCCTGTCGATGCTGTTGCCTTTGGCCTGATCTGGACGGCGCTTGTCGTCTTCACCGTCGACAGCGTTCTGGGCGATCGCAAGGCAAGGCGTCTTGCCCGCGCCGCCCGCCTCGCCGAGTGA
- a CDS encoding LysE family translocator, giving the protein MLSEMNWLAFLGAMALVEMTPGPNMGWLTALSAQQGRRVGFMAVVGITLGLGAQLILAATGFSAFISDNQLVYEILRWAGIGFMLYLAVEAWRETGEASPGNAKSLEGFRRGFIANLLNPKALVFYIAVVTQFAGFDGNMPSAAAILMLGSIHILIAVLVHSGLVLAGAAFGQKLADYRQSVPVRAVFALSLVGIAIWLAFSTHR; this is encoded by the coding sequence ATGTTGAGCGAGATGAACTGGCTCGCCTTCCTGGGGGCGATGGCGCTCGTCGAAATGACGCCCGGCCCGAACATGGGATGGCTGACCGCGCTTTCGGCGCAGCAGGGCCGGCGGGTTGGCTTCATGGCCGTAGTGGGTATTACGCTTGGTCTTGGCGCACAGCTTATTCTGGCGGCGACCGGATTTTCTGCCTTCATCTCAGACAATCAGCTTGTCTACGAAATCCTGCGCTGGGCGGGGATCGGCTTCATGCTCTATCTTGCTGTTGAGGCCTGGCGGGAAACGGGTGAGGCTTCGCCCGGCAATGCAAAATCGCTAGAGGGCTTCAGGCGCGGTTTCATCGCCAATCTGCTTAACCCCAAGGCGCTCGTCTTCTATATCGCCGTAGTGACGCAGTTTGCAGGCTTTGATGGAAACATGCCGTCTGCGGCTGCGATCCTGATGCTCGGATCGATCCATATTCTGATCGCTGTTCTGGTTCATTCGGGCCTTGTGCTGGCGGGCGCGGCTTTCGGTCAGAAGTTAGCAGATTATCGCCAGTCCGTTCCGGTGAGGGCGGTGTTCGCGTTGTCACTGGTAGGGATTGCGATCTGGCTCGCTTTTTCGACGCATCGATAA
- a CDS encoding serine hydrolase domain-containing protein, with product MSEIRGHVADGFEPVREVFEQNFDAGEELGAGFTAILDGEIIIDLQGGFADRKREQAWDEETLVPVYSTTKGISALVIASIIGELDEGYETQVRAVWTEFGALGKEGITIGELLSHQAGLVGFAEPIDPELWLDPDDLAAALADLKPLWEPGTAHGYHPTTWGYLAGEIVKRITGRTLGTILREEFCAPSGIDFHIGLADSEHGRVADIQRPKELPQLGEINDYKKTAFLTKWASPSRGGADWRRIEIPSANGHGTARSVAELYGIYANGGMLDGKPLIPDTSFRELTRRRVLGEDLVLPFVTEFAAGVMRNNLGIYGPNPETLAHSGWGGSLALGDPDRRLSAAYVMNKQSSYLQGDPRARRLVDALYGCL from the coding sequence ATGAGCGAGATCAGGGGCCATGTCGCCGACGGGTTCGAGCCTGTTCGCGAAGTTTTCGAGCAGAATTTCGATGCCGGAGAAGAGCTTGGCGCAGGCTTTACCGCCATTCTGGACGGTGAAATCATCATCGACCTGCAGGGCGGTTTTGCCGACAGAAAGCGCGAGCAGGCCTGGGATGAAGAGACGCTGGTCCCCGTCTATTCGACGACGAAAGGCATATCTGCGCTCGTCATCGCGTCGATCATCGGTGAGCTGGACGAGGGTTATGAGACACAGGTCAGGGCGGTCTGGACGGAATTTGGCGCGCTCGGCAAGGAAGGCATCACGATCGGCGAGCTCCTGTCGCATCAGGCTGGCCTGGTCGGGTTCGCCGAGCCGATCGACCCAGAGCTCTGGCTCGATCCTGACGATCTCGCTGCTGCGCTGGCGGATCTTAAACCCCTGTGGGAACCGGGGACGGCGCATGGCTATCACCCGACCACATGGGGCTATCTGGCGGGAGAGATCGTCAAGCGGATTACCGGGCGTACGCTTGGTACCATCCTGCGCGAGGAGTTCTGCGCGCCTTCCGGCATCGATTTCCACATTGGCCTGGCCGACAGCGAGCATGGCCGGGTGGCCGATATCCAGCGCCCGAAAGAGCTGCCACAGCTTGGAGAGATCAATGATTACAAGAAGACGGCCTTCCTGACCAAATGGGCCTCTCCCAGTCGCGGCGGCGCAGACTGGCGGCGGATCGAGATCCCATCTGCCAATGGTCATGGTACGGCAAGATCGGTGGCAGAGCTCTACGGCATCTATGCAAATGGCGGGATGCTGGACGGGAAGCCCTTGATTCCGGACACGTCTTTTCGGGAGCTGACCCGTCGCCGTGTGCTTGGCGAGGACCTCGTCCTGCCCTTCGTGACCGAGTTTGCGGCCGGCGTCATGCGCAATAATCTGGGCATCTATGGGCCCAACCCCGAGACGCTCGCGCATTCAGGCTGGGGCGGCTCTCTTGCGCTCGGGGACCCGGACCGGCGCCTTTCTGCGGCCTATGTCATGAACAAGCAGTCGAGCTATCTTCAGGGTGATCCGCGTGCGCGGCGCCTGGTGGATGCGCTCTATGGCTGCCTGTAG
- a CDS encoding DUF302 domain-containing protein: protein MKQTLLAVAAFATLTLGACQTDEPRQQAVINPDLADQPAAQALVAENSAHDYATTVTRLQSALEARPVTIFAKVDHAEGARGAGMQLAPSALFIFGNPQAGTPLMQANPALGLELPMKILVLETENGVQILRQDISAVLRQYGVEAASVNAAQIEETLAGIVAEAAG, encoded by the coding sequence ATGAAACAGACACTTCTGGCCGTAGCAGCGTTTGCCACCCTCACACTTGGCGCCTGCCAGACCGATGAGCCCCGTCAGCAAGCCGTCATCAATCCTGATCTTGCCGACCAGCCTGCCGCTCAGGCGCTTGTCGCCGAGAACAGCGCGCATGACTATGCAACCACCGTGACGCGGCTCCAGAGCGCGCTCGAGGCCCGGCCTGTCACGATCTTTGCCAAGGTCGACCATGCCGAAGGTGCCCGCGGCGCCGGCATGCAGCTTGCCCCGTCGGCGCTCTTCATTTTCGGCAATCCGCAAGCGGGCACGCCGCTGATGCAGGCCAACCCCGCGCTCGGGCTTGAGCTACCAATGAAAATACTCGTCCTGGAAACCGAAAACGGCGTCCAAATCCTGCGTCAGGATATCAGCGCGGTGCTTCGTCAGTATGGCGTCGAGGCCGCGAGCGTAAACGCGGCTCAGATCGAAGAGACGCTGGCCGGCATTGTCGCTGAAGCAGCCGGGTGA
- a CDS encoding HpcH/HpaI aldolase/citrate lyase family protein: MPSSANRPRRSCLYMPGANARALEKAKSLAADAVILDLEDAVAPDAKLEARKTVCEAVKAGGYGQREVVIRINGLDTEWGLDDLKAAVEAGPDAILVPKVIDGSDVDRLDDALSRAGAPDDLGLWVMIEMPKALLNIQDIAEAVGRTRLNAFVMGTNDIAKELRATNDPDRTAFQAFFGLTLAAARAYDIVAIDGVYNDISNSDGLEAEVRQGNLLGFDGKTLIHPSQIDITNEVFAPTEADVAQARDVIDAFADPANKGKGVLKVNGKMTELLHLEEAKRIVAVNEAIKAMEAN; the protein is encoded by the coding sequence ATGCCGTCCAGCGCCAACCGTCCCCGCCGATCCTGTCTCTATATGCCCGGCGCAAATGCGCGCGCGCTTGAAAAGGCGAAATCGCTGGCAGCGGATGCCGTAATTCTGGATCTTGAGGATGCTGTCGCGCCCGATGCCAAGCTCGAGGCCCGCAAGACGGTGTGCGAAGCTGTGAAGGCGGGCGGCTATGGCCAGCGCGAGGTCGTGATCCGGATCAACGGGCTCGATACCGAATGGGGCCTCGACGATCTGAAAGCGGCTGTCGAAGCGGGCCCGGACGCGATCCTGGTGCCCAAAGTCATCGATGGCAGCGACGTCGACAGGCTGGACGATGCCCTGTCGCGGGCTGGCGCGCCGGATGATCTGGGTCTCTGGGTCATGATCGAGATGCCCAAGGCGCTTCTTAACATTCAGGACATTGCCGAAGCCGTCGGCCGCACGCGCCTCAACGCGTTTGTCATGGGCACCAATGATATCGCCAAGGAGCTGCGAGCCACCAATGATCCGGACCGCACAGCCTTCCAGGCCTTCTTCGGCCTGACGCTGGCCGCCGCGCGCGCCTATGACATCGTCGCCATTGATGGCGTCTATAATGACATTTCCAATTCAGACGGCCTCGAAGCCGAGGTACGCCAGGGCAATCTGCTCGGCTTTGACGGCAAGACACTGATCCATCCAAGCCAGATCGACATCACGAATGAGGTCTTTGCCCCCACCGAGGCAGACGTGGCGCAGGCGCGCGACGTCATCGACGCCTTTGCCGACCCGGCGAACAAGGGAAAAGGCGTTTTGAAGGTTAATGGCAAGATGACAGAGCTTCTGCATCTCGAAGAGGCAAAGCGTATCGTCGCGGTTAATGAGGCGATCAAGGCGATGGAGGCAAACTGA
- a CDS encoding ArsC/Spx/MgsR family protein — MTYTLLHHTGCSTSRKGLALLQENGIEPEIRKYMNQSEALSVDELKDIAAKMGASSPREFLRDKDAQKFDIPPTLDDDALYAAMAENPKLIQRPIGINNGKAALGRPVEKLLDIT; from the coding sequence ATGACATATACGCTACTCCACCACACCGGCTGCTCAACTTCACGCAAGGGCCTCGCCCTGCTGCAGGAAAACGGGATCGAGCCGGAGATCCGCAAGTATATGAACCAGTCCGAGGCGCTCAGCGTAGATGAGCTGAAGGATATCGCGGCGAAGATGGGCGCGTCGTCGCCGCGAGAGTTTCTGCGCGACAAGGATGCGCAGAAATTCGACATTCCACCGACACTGGATGATGACGCGCTCTATGCCGCGATGGCGGAGAATCCGAAGCTCATCCAGCGCCCGATCGGCATCAATAATGGCAAGGCCGCGCTGGGCCGACCGGTAGAGAAGCTGCTGGATATTACCTGA
- a CDS encoding MaoC family dehydratase gives MTKSNPGHYFEDFKPGMELVHATPLTVSTGDISLYRALTGTRHALYSAETFATANGFDALAVDPLLAFHVVFGKTVPDISLNAVANLGYGDGKFLKTVYPGDTLTAISDVIGVKENSNGKTGVVWVRTRGENQRGETVLSYVRWVMVHKKDPSSPAPEASLPALPDAVAASDLTAPEYSDWNSALAGSSWRYDDYAVGEKIDHVDGMTVEEAEHQTATRLYQNTAKVHFDAHAQAGSRFGKRLIYGGVVISIARALSFNGLESAAQMLAINAGTHAGPLFAGDTVYAWSEVLDNAELSANTGALRLRLVATKNHPCSDFPLKGEDGKYHPDVLLDFDYWAAIPR, from the coding sequence ATGACCAAATCAAATCCGGGCCATTATTTCGAAGACTTCAAGCCAGGCATGGAGCTTGTCCACGCTACCCCGCTGACCGTTTCGACCGGCGACATCTCCCTCTACCGCGCGCTGACGGGCACCCGGCATGCGCTTTATTCGGCTGAGACATTCGCCACCGCCAACGGGTTTGACGCGCTGGCGGTAGATCCGCTGCTGGCCTTCCACGTTGTCTTCGGCAAGACGGTGCCCGACATCTCCCTCAATGCGGTCGCCAATCTTGGCTATGGTGACGGCAAATTCCTGAAGACCGTCTATCCCGGCGACACGCTGACAGCGATCTCCGACGTGATCGGCGTCAAGGAAAACTCCAACGGCAAGACGGGCGTCGTCTGGGTTCGCACGCGCGGTGAGAACCAGCGCGGTGAGACGGTCCTCTCCTATGTGCGCTGGGTCATGGTGCACAAGAAGGACCCATCCAGTCCCGCGCCTGAGGCAAGTCTTCCTGCCCTTCCCGACGCTGTCGCAGCTAGCGATCTAACAGCGCCTGAATATAGCGACTGGAACAGTGCGCTTGCCGGATCTAGCTGGCGTTATGATGATTATGCGGTTGGCGAGAAGATTGACCACGTCGACGGCATGACCGTTGAAGAAGCTGAGCACCAGACCGCCACCCGCCTCTACCAGAACACGGCCAAGGTCCATTTCGACGCGCATGCACAGGCGGGCAGCCGCTTCGGCAAACGCCTCATCTATGGCGGCGTCGTGATCTCGATTGCGCGCGCCCTGTCCTTCAATGGCCTCGAAAGCGCCGCCCAGATGCTGGCCATCAATGCAGGCACCCATGCCGGGCCGCTCTTTGCCGGTGACACGGTCTATGCCTGGTCTGAAGTGCTCGACAATGCAGAGCTGTCGGCCAACACCGGCGCGCTGCGCCTGCGGCTTGTCGCGACGAAGAACCACCCCTGCAGCGATTTCCCGCTTAAGGGAGAGGACGGCAAATACCATCCGGATGTCCTGCTCGACTTTGATTACTGGGCAGCGATCCCCAGATAG
- the dapF gene encoding diaminopimelate epimerase, whose amino-acid sequence MSAMKVWKMNGAGNAFAVFDARESSFTPDAEKIRSIAAEMKADQVMSIELDPAADAFLRIWNSSGEQVGACGNGTRAVAHLLLEEAGADRVAIRTSADLLKGERAAGGLVTVDMGEPRMGWEEIPLEEKMDVRGVDVRIGPMDKPYLSKPAVVSMGNPHAVFFVEDVDAYNIPQIGPLVEWHPLFPEGTNVGFAQVIDRETIRLRVWERGAGLTKACGTGACAALVCAARAGKTDRKAKLILDGGDLIIEWRGSDNHVMMTGPVEVEMSFEI is encoded by the coding sequence ATGTCGGCCATGAAAGTCTGGAAGATGAATGGTGCCGGCAATGCGTTCGCGGTCTTTGATGCGCGCGAAAGCAGTTTCACGCCTGATGCAGAGAAGATCCGCAGCATTGCCGCTGAGATGAAGGCCGATCAGGTCATGTCCATCGAGCTTGACCCCGCCGCCGACGCCTTCCTGCGCATCTGGAATTCCTCTGGCGAGCAGGTTGGGGCCTGCGGAAACGGGACACGTGCGGTCGCCCACCTCTTGCTCGAAGAGGCTGGCGCAGACCGCGTCGCCATCCGGACCTCGGCCGACCTTCTGAAAGGCGAGCGCGCGGCAGGCGGGCTCGTTACTGTCGATATGGGTGAGCCCCGCATGGGCTGGGAAGAGATCCCGCTGGAAGAAAAGATGGATGTGCGCGGCGTCGATGTACGTATCGGCCCGATGGATAAGCCATATCTTTCAAAGCCTGCCGTTGTCTCCATGGGCAATCCGCATGCGGTCTTCTTCGTCGAAGATGTCGACGCCTATAACATTCCGCAGATCGGGCCGCTGGTTGAATGGCATCCGCTCTTTCCAGAAGGCACAAATGTCGGCTTTGCGCAGGTGATCGACCGCGAGACGATCCGGCTTCGCGTCTGGGAGCGGGGCGCCGGCCTGACCAAGGCATGTGGCACGGGCGCGTGCGCCGCACTGGTCTGCGCCGCACGGGCCGGAAAGACAGACCGCAAGGCAAAACTCATCCTGGATGGCGGCGATCTCATCATTGAATGGCGTGGCAGCGATAATCACGTCATGATGACCGGGCCGGTCGAGGTCGAGATGAGCTTCGAGATCTGA
- the mtaB gene encoding tRNA (N(6)-L-threonylcarbamoyladenosine(37)-C(2))-methylthiotransferase MtaB, producing the protein MTATKDPQTKARVITLGCRLNSYESEVMRGHAESAGLDDAIIVNTCAVTSEAVRTARQTIRRAKKDNPGARILVTGCAAQIDPGEFAAMPEVDRVIGNHEKMQAGTWVSPAMHEGHEKILVNDIMSVKETAGHLIDGMEGRARAYVQVQNGCDHRCTFCIIPYGRGNSRSVPAGEVVQMVRRLVETGHYEVVLTGVDLTSWGADLPGQPQLGNLVQRILKLVPELEQLRISSIDAIEMDDALFEAMAEPRLAPFMHLSLQHGDNLMLKRMKRRHSREDAIVLAEKLRAIRPDMALGADIIAGFPTETESAFENSMRLVEDCNLSFLHVFPYSPRPGTPAARMPQLEKSMIRARAARLREVGDKALARHLDTHVGGLRDVLVEQEADGRLSDFSRVSLTGFATLEAGRPTPARIVAHDGQKLIAEPA; encoded by the coding sequence ATGACGGCAACAAAAGACCCTCAGACGAAGGCCCGGGTGATCACGCTCGGCTGCCGCCTCAACTCCTATGAGAGTGAGGTGATGCGCGGGCATGCGGAGTCTGCAGGCCTGGATGACGCCATTATCGTAAACACGTGCGCGGTCACCTCAGAGGCGGTCCGAACGGCGCGCCAGACGATCCGCCGCGCGAAGAAGGACAATCCAGGTGCGCGCATCCTCGTAACGGGCTGCGCCGCGCAGATCGATCCCGGCGAATTTGCCGCCATGCCGGAGGTCGACCGCGTCATCGGCAACCATGAAAAGATGCAGGCCGGTACGTGGGTCTCGCCAGCGATGCATGAGGGCCACGAGAAGATCCTCGTCAACGACATCATGTCGGTGAAGGAAACGGCCGGCCACCTCATCGATGGGATGGAGGGACGGGCGCGCGCCTATGTTCAGGTCCAGAATGGCTGTGACCATCGCTGCACCTTCTGCATCATCCCTTACGGCCGCGGCAATTCCCGCTCCGTACCTGCTGGCGAGGTGGTCCAGATGGTCCGCCGCCTGGTTGAGACGGGCCATTATGAAGTCGTGCTGACCGGTGTGGACCTCACCAGCTGGGGCGCGGACCTTCCCGGTCAGCCGCAGCTGGGCAATCTGGTCCAGCGTATCCTGAAACTGGTGCCGGAGCTGGAACAGCTGCGCATCTCATCCATAGACGCGATCGAGATGGACGACGCCCTGTTTGAGGCAATGGCCGAGCCGCGTCTTGCGCCCTTCATGCACCTGTCGCTGCAGCATGGCGACAATCTGATGCTGAAGCGGATGAAGCGGCGTCATTCGCGCGAGGATGCGATCGTGCTCGCTGAGAAACTCCGCGCCATCCGGCCTGATATGGCGCTTGGCGCCGATATCATTGCTGGGTTTCCGACAGAGACCGAGAGCGCCTTCGAGAATTCAATGCGTCTTGTAGAAGACTGCAACCTCTCTTTCCTGCACGTCTTTCCCTACAGCCCACGGCCCGGCACGCCGGCGGCCCGCATGCCGCAGCTTGAGAAGTCGATGATTAGGGCCCGCGCGGCGCGTTTGCGCGAAGTGGGCGACAAGGCCCTTGCCCGGCATCTGGACACCCATGTCGGCGGTCTGCGCGATGTGCTTGTCGAGCAGGAGGCCGATGGGCGCCTCTCTGATTTTTCCCGTGTCTCGCTGACCGGCTTTGCGACGCTGGAGGCTGGACGCCCCACCCCGGCGCGGATAGTCGCTCATGATGGGCAGAAACTGATTGCGGAGCCTGCATGA